From Amycolatopsis sp. cg9, one genomic window encodes:
- a CDS encoding cation:proton antiporter codes for MLIVDVVIIVAVARLLGALLTRIGQPAVIGEILAGIVLGPTLMGESLNAALFPADVRPVLSWLANVGVIVFLFFIGLELDRSLLREQRRVVAAVAFGSLALPFALGVGLALLLLPAHPTGNALAFVLFTGTALSVTAFPVLARILTDRGMVHTRLGVLALTVAAVIDVVAWVLLAVVAAVVGTEALPAWRIALVVPYVALMVGGVRPLLRRFAERRPRPGPVASAGVLTGIGLGVAGSAAATSWMGLHAIFGAFLFGWVMPRTGLPLLRERVLPAVERASSNFLLPIFFAVAGFSVDLSTMDVSSYVELALVLVVAVAGKFAGTFTAAKAVGVPTRPATVLATLINTRGLTELIVLVVGLQLAVLDRQTYSIMVMMALLTTSMTGVILRLIHPNPRAGTSYADPPLPADEPSPRAT; via the coding sequence GTGCTGATCGTCGACGTCGTCATCATCGTCGCCGTGGCACGGTTGCTGGGCGCCCTGCTGACCCGGATCGGCCAGCCGGCGGTGATCGGCGAGATCCTGGCCGGCATCGTGCTGGGTCCGACGCTGATGGGCGAAAGCCTCAACGCGGCACTGTTCCCCGCCGACGTCCGACCGGTGTTGTCGTGGCTGGCGAACGTCGGCGTCATCGTCTTCCTCTTCTTCATCGGACTGGAGCTGGATCGTTCACTGCTCCGGGAGCAACGCCGGGTCGTCGCGGCGGTGGCCTTCGGTTCCCTGGCGTTGCCGTTCGCCCTGGGCGTGGGGCTGGCGCTGCTGTTGCTGCCGGCGCACCCGACGGGGAACGCACTGGCTTTCGTCCTGTTCACGGGAACCGCGTTGTCGGTGACCGCCTTCCCGGTACTCGCCCGCATCCTGACCGACCGCGGCATGGTCCACACCCGGTTGGGCGTGCTGGCGCTGACCGTCGCGGCCGTCATCGACGTGGTCGCATGGGTGCTTCTGGCCGTCGTCGCCGCCGTGGTCGGCACGGAAGCGTTGCCCGCGTGGCGGATCGCCCTCGTCGTGCCCTACGTCGCCCTGATGGTGGGTGGCGTGCGACCGCTGTTGCGCCGCTTCGCCGAACGCCGGCCGCGGCCGGGCCCCGTCGCTTCCGCGGGCGTCCTGACCGGGATCGGCCTGGGCGTGGCCGGCTCAGCCGCCGCGACTTCGTGGATGGGCCTCCACGCGATCTTCGGCGCGTTCCTCTTCGGCTGGGTGATGCCCCGCACCGGCCTGCCGCTCCTGCGCGAGCGAGTACTGCCTGCCGTGGAACGAGCGTCCTCGAACTTCCTGCTGCCGATCTTCTTCGCCGTGGCCGGCTTCTCGGTCGACCTGTCCACAATGGATGTGTCTTCCTACGTCGAGCTGGCACTGGTGCTGGTGGTCGCGGTGGCCGGAAAGTTCGCGGGCACCTTCACCGCGGCCAAAGCCGTCGGCGTACCCACCCGCCCGGCCACCGTCCTCGCGACCCTGATCAACACCAGGGGCCTGACGGAACTCATCGTCCTGGTCGTCGGCCTCCAACTGGCGGTGCTGGACCGGCAAACCTACTCGATCATGGTCATGATGGCTCTCCTCACGACCTCGATGACCGGCGTGATCCTTCGACTCATCCATCCGAACCCACGCGCCGGCACCAGTTACGCAGACCCACCCCTGCCGGCGGACGAGCCGTCGCCACGCGCCACCTGA